From a region of the Terriglobia bacterium genome:
- a CDS encoding response regulator transcription factor produces the protein MTAKDHRRILVVDDEPQITRVLRTSLSSQGYDIRVANDGETALEIMKDWTPDLVITDLSMPHMDGLELCRRVRARAQMPIIVLSVKSEERTKVQALDVGADDYVTKPFGMSELLARVRANLRRVPGGEPEEGGVIEDGDFRIDLGAHTVALRGRDVHLTPKEFDLLVYMARHAGKAVTHRALLAAVWGPNATEQPEYLRVFVGQLRKKIEPDASTPRYILTEPWVGYRFTPGD, from the coding sequence GTGACCGCCAAGGACCACCGCCGCATCCTGGTCGTGGACGACGAGCCCCAGATCACCCGCGTCCTGCGCACCAGCCTCTCCTCCCAGGGCTACGACATCCGCGTCGCCAACGACGGCGAAACTGCGCTGGAGATCATGAAGGACTGGACTCCCGACCTGGTGATCACCGATCTTTCCATGCCTCACATGGACGGCCTCGAACTGTGCCGCCGGGTGCGCGCCAGGGCCCAGATGCCCATCATCGTGCTCTCGGTCAAGAGCGAGGAGCGGACCAAGGTGCAGGCGCTCGACGTGGGCGCCGACGATTACGTCACCAAGCCCTTCGGCATGAGTGAACTGCTGGCCCGCGTTCGTGCCAATCTGCGGCGCGTGCCGGGCGGCGAACCGGAAGAGGGCGGCGTCATCGAGGACGGAGATTTTCGCATCGATCTGGGGGCCCATACGGTCGCCCTCCGCGGCAGAGACGTCCACCTCACTCCCAAGGAGTTCGACCTGCTGGTGTATATGGCGCGGCACGCAGGGAAGGCGGTGACTCACCGCGCGCTGCTTGCTGCCGTCTGGGGTCCGAACGCCACCGAGCAGCCGGAATACCTGCGCGTCTTCGTCGGCCAATTGCGCAAGAAGATCGAGCCTGACGCATCTACTCCACGTTACATCCTTACCGAGCCCTGGGTCGGATACCGCTTCACCCCCGGCGACTAG
- a CDS encoding DUF4118 domain-containing protein codes for MKRSPASSLLRFVVTVGIVLAVVGAYRHVVRVNPTTAALTFLLAVLVVSATWGLKYSVVLALLATLAFNYFFLPPVGTFTIADTQNWVALFAFLVTAIIASHLSERARREAQDATHRRHEVERLYAFSQQMLIADNVVGLLNTLPQYLVEGFGVSAAALFVTGRENIYRSSPSTRELDAERLRTAAARGEPIVDAGHGLRFLPLRMGVRVVGAIGVAGGELTRETLEAAGSLVAIAIERAGAVEKLGKAEASREGEKLRSALLDSVTHEFRTPLTGIKASVTSLLSDGNLDPAQQKELLTVINEESDRLDRLVGEAAQMAQLDANQVELHREPHQIKEVVERAVEESKQALAGHPLEVVAPEELPTVRIDLDRIKDVLNHLLENAGKYSPADSPIRITAEAKDRRILVSVADRGPGIDDFEQTLIFDKFYRGKDQRYRVQGTGMGLAIAKAIVEAHGGSINVTSQLGHGSVFSFTLPIT; via the coding sequence GTGAAACGGTCGCCGGCCAGTTCGTTGTTGCGCTTCGTGGTGACGGTGGGGATCGTTCTCGCCGTCGTGGGCGCGTACCGGCACGTGGTGCGAGTGAATCCGACCACCGCGGCGCTAACCTTCCTTCTGGCCGTCCTGGTAGTCTCCGCCACCTGGGGGCTGAAGTACTCCGTCGTCCTGGCGCTGCTGGCCACTCTGGCCTTCAACTATTTCTTCCTGCCGCCGGTGGGGACGTTCACCATCGCCGACACCCAGAACTGGGTCGCGCTGTTCGCATTTCTGGTCACCGCGATCATCGCCAGCCATCTTTCGGAGCGCGCGCGGCGGGAAGCCCAGGACGCCACCCACCGACGTCACGAAGTCGAGCGGCTGTACGCGTTCAGCCAGCAGATGCTGATAGCCGACAACGTGGTGGGGCTGCTCAACACCCTTCCCCAGTACCTGGTGGAAGGGTTCGGCGTCAGCGCCGCAGCGCTGTTCGTCACCGGGCGGGAGAACATCTATCGCTCTAGCCCGAGTACGCGTGAGCTGGATGCGGAGCGCCTGCGGACCGCGGCCGCGCGCGGCGAGCCGATCGTCGACGCCGGGCACGGGCTTCGCTTCCTGCCGTTGCGGATGGGCGTGCGCGTGGTAGGGGCCATCGGGGTGGCCGGCGGCGAATTGACCCGCGAAACCCTGGAAGCGGCCGGCAGCCTGGTCGCCATCGCCATCGAGCGTGCCGGCGCGGTGGAGAAGCTGGGCAAAGCGGAAGCGTCGCGCGAAGGCGAAAAGCTGCGCTCCGCGCTACTGGATTCGGTCACCCACGAGTTTCGCACTCCGCTCACCGGCATCAAGGCATCGGTCACGAGCCTGCTCTCCGACGGCAATCTCGATCCGGCGCAACAAAAGGAACTGTTGACCGTCATCAACGAGGAGAGCGACCGCCTGGATCGCCTAGTGGGCGAGGCCGCGCAGATGGCCCAGTTGGACGCCAATCAGGTCGAACTCCACCGCGAGCCGCACCAGATCAAGGAGGTGGTGGAGCGGGCCGTCGAGGAGTCGAAGCAGGCCCTGGCCGGCCACCCGCTCGAGGTTGTGGCGCCCGAAGAACTGCCCACTGTGCGGATCGACCTTGACCGGATCAAAGACGTGCTCAACCATCTCCTGGAGAATGCGGGCAAGTATTCTCCGGCCGACTCGCCGATCCGGATCACGGCAGAGGCCAAGGACCGGCGCATCCTGGTGAGCGTCGCGGACCGCGGCCCCGGCATCGACGACTTCGAACAAACGCTGATCTTCGACAAGTTCTACCGCGGAAAGGACCAGCGTTACCGCGTCCAAGGCACCGGAATGGGACTCGCGATCGCGAAAGCCATCGTTGAGGCGCACGGCGGATCGATCAATGTGACTAGTCAATTGGGGCATGGATCGGTGTTCTCGTTTACGCTGCCTATTACTTGA
- a CDS encoding porin encodes MNVACIEKPSARSSKVVSMPVTSAQSRGRHKQAALMVLLAILLSLPAAHAQQASDAAADKKEVEELRQMVRELRDRVAALEARGAFRPSAPPQVQAATAINTAPAQVAPAGALSDAERSTVDFLRDTTINLAVDGYYGYNFNQPVGRVNLLRAYDVSSNSFSLNQANLVIERAPDVSAGRRFGGRLDLQFGQATDTLQGNAANEPRPQVYRPIFQAYGTYVAPIGSGLTVDFGKFASAMGIENNYSKDQINYSRSYFFNFLPFYHMGVRATYKFADWLTATYAVVNGVQQTEDFNGGKSQMLFLTLKPTKNVSWNVNYHDGREQRDVLPLLNPGLPVGPTQPGLSTTPVVPTPDGRFHIIDSYVAWTATPKLTLALEGDYVINRVFKESAPAHVSGGAIYARYQFTPKSAFAARAEYLSDRGGLFSGTTQALKETTLTYEYKFAEGFLVRTEWRRDFSNHPFFLTDASGVLEKEQNTATVGLVWWFGQKQGAW; translated from the coding sequence GTGAACGTCGCGTGCATCGAAAAACCATCGGCTCGCAGTTCGAAGGTCGTATCCATGCCGGTCACCTCGGCGCAGAGTCGCGGAAGGCACAAGCAGGCCGCATTGATGGTCTTGCTAGCGATTCTGCTCTCCCTGCCGGCGGCTCATGCGCAGCAAGCCTCCGATGCAGCGGCCGACAAGAAGGAGGTCGAGGAGCTCAGGCAGATGGTGCGCGAACTGCGCGACCGTGTGGCAGCGCTCGAGGCGCGTGGCGCTTTTCGCCCGTCCGCGCCACCGCAGGTTCAGGCCGCCACCGCAATCAATACGGCTCCGGCGCAAGTCGCTCCGGCTGGCGCCTTGAGTGACGCTGAGCGTAGTACGGTCGATTTTCTTCGCGACACGACTATCAACCTCGCCGTGGACGGCTACTACGGTTACAACTTCAATCAGCCGGTCGGGCGCGTGAACCTGCTGCGTGCCTATGACGTTTCCAGCAACAGCTTCAGCCTCAACCAGGCCAACCTGGTGATCGAACGCGCGCCCGACGTCTCCGCCGGCAGGCGTTTCGGCGGGCGCCTGGATCTCCAGTTCGGCCAGGCCACCGATACCCTGCAGGGCAACGCCGCCAACGAACCTCGCCCCCAGGTATACCGGCCGATCTTCCAGGCCTACGGGACCTACGTTGCTCCCATCGGCAGCGGGCTGACGGTGGACTTCGGGAAGTTCGCCAGCGCGATGGGCATCGAGAACAACTACTCCAAGGACCAGATCAACTATTCGCGCTCCTACTTCTTCAACTTCCTGCCCTTCTACCACATGGGCGTGCGCGCCACGTACAAGTTCGCTGATTGGTTGACGGCGACGTATGCCGTGGTGAACGGCGTCCAGCAGACCGAAGACTTCAACGGTGGCAAGTCCCAGATGCTGTTTCTGACCCTCAAGCCCACGAAAAACGTCTCGTGGAATGTCAATTATCACGACGGACGGGAACAGCGGGACGTACTTCCCCTGCTGAATCCCGGCTTGCCAGTCGGGCCGACGCAGCCCGGCCTGTCCACCACGCCGGTGGTCCCGACGCCCGATGGGCGGTTCCACATCATCGATTCGTATGTCGCTTGGACGGCGACACCCAAGCTGACTCTTGCCCTGGAGGGCGACTACGTCATCAACCGGGTCTTCAAGGAGTCCGCGCCAGCGCACGTCAGCGGCGGCGCCATCTACGCGCGCTATCAATTCACCCCGAAGAGCGCTTTCGCCGCGCGAGCGGAATATCTTTCCGATCGCGGCGGGCTGTTCAGCGGCACCACCCAGGCGCTCAAAGAGACGACACTGACCTACGAGTACAAATTCGCCGAGGGTTTTCTGGTGCGCACGGAGTGGCGCCGAGACTTTTCCAATCACCCGTTCTTCCTGACCGACGCTTCGGGCGTTCTGGAGAAGGAACAGAACACGGCGACCGTGGGTCTGGTCTGGTGGTTCGGGCAGAAGCAGGGAGCTTGGTAG
- a CDS encoding alpha/beta fold hydrolase codes for MAPHRYSVRNDDAEADIPIWKEVLFGAELLLLHASPVFYGLGIPRGDGSAVVVIPGFLGNDVYLTHLSSWLGRIGYRAYLSGIGLNAECPNLLIKYRLHEAIEKALKQTRRKIHLIGHSLGGMMARSIATQRPKDVASVITLAAPFRGKVLHHKVMQVASAVRRQILDHHGSDVLPECYTSHCTCDFVNSLRCEMAGHVKETAIYTRDDGIADWRYCRTGNSDVDFEVSGTHIGLVFNPSVYTIVADRLAEASDKRRGRAPS; via the coding sequence ATGGCCCCGCACCGCTACAGCGTCCGCAACGATGACGCGGAGGCTGACATCCCAATTTGGAAAGAAGTGCTGTTCGGCGCCGAACTTCTTCTCCTGCACGCCTCGCCTGTTTTTTACGGCCTTGGCATACCCCGCGGAGACGGCTCGGCAGTCGTCGTCATCCCCGGCTTCCTCGGCAACGACGTCTATCTCACGCACCTGAGTTCCTGGCTGGGACGCATCGGCTACCGCGCGTATCTCTCCGGCATCGGTTTGAACGCCGAATGCCCTAACCTGCTCATCAAGTACCGCCTTCATGAGGCCATCGAAAAAGCGCTCAAGCAGACCCGGAGAAAGATCCACTTGATCGGCCACAGCCTGGGCGGCATGATGGCGCGCTCGATCGCCACCCAGAGGCCGAAGGACGTCGCCTCGGTCATCACGCTGGCCGCTCCCTTCCGCGGGAAGGTCCTCCATCACAAGGTGATGCAGGTGGCATCCGCGGTGCGGCGGCAGATCCTCGACCACCACGGTTCCGACGTCCTGCCCGAGTGTTACACGTCTCACTGCACCTGCGACTTCGTCAATTCCTTGCGCTGCGAGATGGCCGGCCACGTGAAGGAGACTGCGATCTACACCCGCGATGATGGCATCGCGGATTGGCGATATTGCCGGACCGGCAACAGCGACGTCGACTTCGAGGTCTCGGGCACCCACATCGGGCTGGTTTTCAACCCTTCCGTGTACACCATCGTCGCCGACCGCCTGGCGGAAGCTTCGGACAAGCGGCGTGGTCGCGCCCCCAGCTAG
- a CDS encoding pesticin yields MVIKKYGNRRLYDTSASRYINLDDIARLVRNGKDVRVIDAKTGDDLTRVTLTQIIVEDAKEQPAGLPLELLRQLIVATDHVGREFVMWYLKSAFSTYQKMQNALQGGLTEVRSAALSPLDVMKDLIQGKTAEQTDSGELRRSRRKKPTRRGKRGRTTR; encoded by the coding sequence ATCGTTATCAAGAAGTACGGAAACCGCAGACTCTACGACACTTCCGCGAGCCGGTACATCAACCTGGACGACATCGCCCGCTTGGTCCGAAATGGGAAAGACGTCCGTGTGATCGATGCAAAAACCGGAGACGACCTTACACGGGTGACCCTGACGCAGATCATCGTGGAAGATGCGAAAGAACAGCCTGCCGGCCTGCCGCTGGAACTGCTTCGCCAACTCATCGTCGCCACCGACCACGTCGGGCGAGAGTTCGTCATGTGGTACCTGAAATCCGCATTCAGCACCTACCAGAAAATGCAGAACGCGCTGCAAGGCGGGCTGACGGAGGTGCGCTCCGCGGCGCTGTCTCCGCTCGATGTGATGAAGGACCTTATCCAGGGCAAAACGGCGGAGCAGACGGACAGCGGCGAGTTGCGGAGATCGCGCCGCAAGAAACCCACACGACGCGGGAAGCGCGGACGGACGACGCGCTGA
- a CDS encoding universal stress protein translates to MQRTPEQWLDEASPEKKEGVFKLFLGFAPGVGKTYNMLSEAIRRYSRGEDVVVGVVETHSRKPIGELAGKLEAVPKRKLEYKGTVFEEMDVDAIIARKPQVVLVDELAHTNIEGSKHPKRYQDVMEILDARIDVLSTMNVQHIESLTPTVERITGVHVRETVPDWVVQRAVEIVMADLTPQALQTRMKRGDIYPLDRAERALSNFFRPGNLIALRELALRQVAQVVDKTLESYLAKEHIERNLGVRERIAVCISSNPAAQYLIARGARMAQAIDAEFYVVYVDIGADSRDEDRRTLAENIRFAENLGATVVRLEGGSVAERVAEFVREKHITQVVFGRSASRGWRKHLYFSAIHKFLRDAPSVDVHIVTQEAK, encoded by the coding sequence ATGCAGAGGACTCCGGAACAATGGCTGGACGAGGCCAGCCCGGAAAAGAAGGAAGGTGTCTTCAAGCTATTCCTTGGCTTTGCCCCGGGCGTGGGCAAGACCTACAACATGCTCAGCGAAGCCATCCGCCGCTACAGCCGCGGCGAGGACGTCGTCGTCGGCGTCGTGGAGACGCACAGCCGCAAACCCATCGGTGAGCTGGCGGGGAAGCTCGAGGCCGTCCCGAAGCGGAAGCTGGAATACAAGGGCACGGTCTTCGAAGAAATGGATGTGGACGCCATCATCGCGCGCAAGCCGCAGGTGGTGCTGGTGGACGAACTGGCGCATACCAACATCGAGGGCAGCAAGCATCCCAAGCGCTACCAGGACGTCATGGAGATCCTCGATGCCCGGATCGACGTCCTCTCCACCATGAATGTGCAGCACATCGAGAGCCTGACGCCAACAGTCGAGCGCATCACCGGCGTGCACGTGCGTGAGACCGTTCCCGACTGGGTAGTCCAGCGGGCGGTCGAGATCGTGATGGCCGACCTCACCCCGCAGGCGCTGCAAACGCGCATGAAGCGCGGCGACATCTACCCGCTCGACCGCGCGGAGCGCGCCTTGTCGAACTTCTTTCGTCCCGGCAACCTCATCGCCCTGCGCGAACTGGCCCTCCGCCAGGTCGCCCAGGTCGTGGACAAGACCCTCGAATCGTACCTGGCGAAAGAGCACATCGAGCGCAATCTCGGCGTGCGCGAGCGCATCGCGGTATGCATCAGTTCCAATCCGGCCGCCCAGTATCTGATCGCGCGGGGCGCGCGCATGGCGCAGGCCATCGACGCCGAGTTCTACGTGGTGTACGTCGATATCGGCGCCGATTCGCGGGATGAAGATCGCCGCACGCTGGCGGAGAACATCCGTTTTGCGGAGAACCTGGGCGCGACCGTGGTCCGGCTCGAAGGCGGCAGCGTGGCTGAGCGAGTCGCGGAATTCGTCCGCGAGAAGCACATCACGCAAGTGGTGTTCGGCCGGTCAGCATCCCGGGGCTGGCGCAAGCACCTCTACTTTTCCGCCATCCACAAGTTTCTGCGCGATGCGCCGTCCGTGGACGTCCACATCGTCACCCAAGAGGCCAAGTGA